One Gordonia mangrovi genomic region harbors:
- a CDS encoding GuaB3 family IMP dehydrogenase-related protein has product MRDLVDIGMGRTARRTFELDDISIVPSRRTRSSKDVSTAWQIDAYRFDSPILSHPTDALVSPSAAVELGRLGALGVINGEGLWARHRDVDAKLDELVAAATGNADPFAAVRLLQQLHAAPLDPDLLGAAVATVREAGVTTAVRVSPQHAPELTPALLQAGVEILVVHGTIISAEHVAQADPSDGAVREPLNLKTFIAELDIPVIAGGVHDHRTALHLMRTGAAGVIVGYGSAAGATTTGEVLGIGVPMATAIADAAAARREYLDETGGRYVHVIADGDIHTSGDLAKAIACGADAAVLGTPLAAAAEAPGRGWYWPSAAAHPDTPRGALLQVATDENRPSLARVLNGPSQDPFGELNLVGALRRSMAKAGYSDLKEFQKVGLTVHV; this is encoded by the coding sequence GTGCGTGACCTCGTCGACATCGGCATGGGACGGACGGCCCGACGGACGTTCGAACTCGATGACATCAGTATCGTCCCGTCGCGACGGACCCGGTCGTCCAAAGACGTGTCGACCGCATGGCAGATCGACGCCTACCGCTTCGACTCACCGATCCTGAGTCATCCCACCGACGCCCTGGTGTCGCCGTCGGCCGCCGTCGAACTGGGCCGCCTCGGTGCACTCGGGGTGATCAACGGGGAGGGACTGTGGGCCCGGCACCGTGACGTCGACGCCAAGCTCGACGAACTGGTCGCAGCGGCCACCGGCAACGCCGACCCGTTCGCCGCGGTTCGGCTGCTGCAGCAACTCCATGCCGCGCCGCTCGATCCCGATCTGCTCGGTGCGGCGGTCGCGACGGTGCGCGAGGCCGGGGTGACGACAGCCGTTCGGGTCAGCCCTCAACACGCGCCGGAATTGACGCCGGCGCTGTTGCAGGCGGGGGTCGAGATCCTCGTCGTCCACGGCACCATCATCTCCGCCGAGCATGTGGCCCAAGCGGATCCGAGCGACGGAGCGGTTCGCGAGCCGCTGAACCTGAAGACCTTCATCGCCGAACTGGACATCCCGGTGATCGCCGGTGGTGTGCACGACCACCGGACCGCGCTGCACCTGATGCGCACCGGCGCGGCCGGCGTCATCGTCGGGTACGGGTCCGCGGCGGGCGCCACCACGACCGGTGAGGTCCTCGGTATCGGTGTGCCGATGGCCACCGCGATCGCCGACGCGGCCGCCGCGCGCCGCGAGTATCTCGACGAGACCGGCGGCCGGTATGTGCACGTGATCGCCGACGGCGACATCCACACCTCCGGAGACCTCGCCAAGGCCATCGCCTGCGGTGCCGATGCGGCGGTGCTCGGTACGCCGTTGGCGGCCGCGGCCGAGGCACCCGGCCGCGGGTGGTATTGGCCGTCGGCCGCGGCCCACCCGGACACGCCGCGCGGGGCACTGTTGCAGGTCGCGACCGACGAGAATCGCCCCAGCCTGGCACGCGTGCTGAACGGCCCATCGCAGGATCCCTTCGGTGAACTCAATCTGGTGGGTGCGCTGCGCCGGTCGATGGCGAAGGCAGGCTA